In the Bifidobacterium catenulatum PV20-2 genome, one interval contains:
- a CDS encoding S9 family peptidase, whose amino-acid sequence MTDVIRQFPRKKARTLRFSCGAPRAARVIADGSRALFLRSDGPEDTVTSLWMSVIDENGNASEMLLADPRTLLADADAEDVPAEERARRERAREGGSGIVGYSTDASGNRVTFTINGQLFLTDIAAGVTRAIAIEEDELKPVLNPRISPDGQHVMYTTGTYLVNVDLADTAFDTASGDDDCEIGDAISVVASIPQDGEWKIGLAEFAAGEEMDRYDGFWWSPDSKYVLFETYDESPEPIWHLSDPANPVNPARSNRYPQALTANANVRLTLLELGFDSDNCCYGAIANEVQWDHETYEYLAAVSWTSGHEPIILVQDRLQQHDQVLAIHVGEPIATMRDAENGFTDDEGDQVETFSIAIPEYAEGERPGSTRVLEKHSNAYWLDLIHGTPAFTPNGRLICAMNDMDADTNRLTVDGVPFTPAGLQVREVLNVTDDDVLCVVQRTPELLPDDSLPFLWQSNAADHDARSFDVVSIRYDGTWEPLTYAPGQWTMSRAGNGCVVTGRGMDDVTVQMQHCMNIVTTDENGTDVASMVVSPIENHAETPGFTPNVHFTRLGERGLYTAIVLPSASSEYAHADTLPVLMKPYGGPGFQQVVENQSFYWDAQWWADQGYIVVTADGRGTTGRGPKWDRAIYETMKSVTLEDQVDAVRALPEALATLAAQENKESSETTIPQPDLNRVAMIGWSYGGFLSALAVLEAPETFAAACAGAPPTDWTLYDTHYTERYLGLDPAVYERNSIIADAPQLDRPLMLIHGFADDNVTIAHSLRLSQALMAAGRKHTFLPLTGITHMTNDETVAENLLILQRDFLAEALGR is encoded by the coding sequence ATGACAGATGTGATTCGACAGTTTCCTCGTAAAAAAGCTCGTACATTGCGATTTTCCTGCGGAGCTCCGCGTGCCGCGCGTGTGATTGCAGACGGTTCCCGTGCATTGTTCCTGCGTTCCGATGGTCCGGAAGACACCGTCACCTCACTGTGGATGAGTGTGATCGACGAAAACGGCAACGCCAGCGAAATGCTGCTTGCCGATCCACGTACGCTGCTCGCCGATGCCGACGCCGAAGACGTTCCCGCTGAAGAACGGGCGCGTCGCGAACGTGCACGCGAAGGCGGTTCCGGAATCGTCGGCTATTCCACCGACGCAAGCGGCAACCGCGTGACCTTCACCATCAACGGACAACTCTTCCTCACCGACATCGCAGCCGGCGTGACGCGAGCCATCGCCATAGAGGAAGACGAGCTCAAGCCGGTACTGAACCCGCGTATCAGCCCTGACGGGCAACATGTCATGTACACCACCGGCACCTATCTGGTGAATGTCGATCTTGCCGATACCGCTTTCGATACGGCTTCCGGTGACGACGATTGCGAGATCGGAGACGCGATTTCGGTAGTCGCTTCAATCCCGCAAGACGGCGAATGGAAGATCGGCTTGGCGGAATTCGCAGCAGGCGAGGAAATGGACCGCTACGACGGCTTCTGGTGGTCTCCCGATTCCAAATATGTGCTGTTCGAAACCTACGACGAATCCCCGGAACCAATCTGGCATCTTTCAGACCCAGCTAATCCTGTGAATCCTGCACGATCCAACCGCTATCCGCAAGCATTGACCGCCAATGCCAACGTGCGACTGACCCTGCTGGAACTTGGCTTTGACAGCGACAACTGCTGCTACGGGGCAATCGCGAATGAGGTGCAGTGGGATCATGAAACTTACGAATATTTGGCCGCAGTCAGCTGGACGAGCGGGCATGAGCCGATCATCCTCGTGCAAGACCGACTCCAGCAGCACGATCAGGTGCTCGCCATCCACGTGGGCGAACCGATCGCTACCATGCGAGACGCGGAAAACGGATTCACCGACGATGAAGGCGATCAAGTCGAAACCTTCTCCATCGCCATTCCCGAATATGCCGAAGGTGAACGCCCGGGCAGCACGCGCGTGCTCGAAAAACACAGCAACGCCTACTGGCTCGATCTGATCCACGGCACGCCCGCATTCACGCCGAATGGACGCCTGATCTGCGCGATGAACGACATGGATGCCGACACGAACCGCCTTACCGTCGATGGTGTGCCCTTCACGCCGGCCGGACTGCAGGTGCGCGAAGTGCTCAATGTGACCGACGACGACGTGCTCTGCGTGGTACAGCGCACCCCCGAACTGTTGCCTGACGACAGCCTGCCATTCCTCTGGCAGTCCAACGCCGCCGATCATGACGCCCGCAGCTTCGACGTGGTGTCGATCCGCTATGACGGCACATGGGAACCCCTCACCTATGCGCCCGGCCAGTGGACCATGTCTCGCGCAGGCAACGGCTGCGTGGTGACCGGACGCGGCATGGATGATGTAACTGTGCAAATGCAGCATTGCATGAACATCGTCACAACCGACGAAAATGGTACAGACGTGGCGTCAATGGTGGTCTCACCAATCGAAAACCATGCCGAAACCCCCGGATTCACGCCGAACGTACACTTCACCCGACTAGGCGAACGTGGCCTGTACACGGCAATCGTGCTCCCCTCGGCTAGCAGCGAATACGCGCATGCCGACACTCTGCCGGTACTCATGAAGCCTTACGGCGGTCCCGGATTCCAGCAAGTCGTCGAAAACCAATCCTTCTACTGGGATGCGCAATGGTGGGCCGACCAAGGCTACATCGTGGTCACCGCCGACGGACGCGGCACCACCGGACGCGGGCCGAAATGGGACCGTGCCATCTACGAAACCATGAAATCCGTGACGCTCGAAGACCAAGTAGACGCCGTACGTGCGCTACCGGAAGCGTTGGCAACACTGGCCGCGCAAGAAAACAAGGAATCCTCGGAAACCACCATCCCGCAACCCGACCTCAACCGCGTAGCCATGATCGGCTGGTCGTACGGCGGATTCCTTTCCGCGCTCGCCGTGCTGGAAGCGCCGGAAACCTTCGCTGCGGCCTGCGCGGGCGCACCCCCGACCGACTGGACGCTGTACGACACGCACTACACCGAGCGTTACCTCGGCCTCGACCCGGCCGTGTACGAACGTAACAGCATCATCGCCGACGCGCCGCAACTCGATCGCCCGCTCATGCTCATCCACGGATTCGCCGACGACAATGTGACGATTGCGCACAGCCTACGCCTGAGCCAAGCGCTGATGGCGGCCGGACGCAAGCACACGTTCCTGCCGCTGACCGGCATCACGCATATGACCAACGACGAAACCGTCGCCGAAAATCTGCTGATCCTGCAGCGCGATTTCCTTGCCGAAGCGTTAGGGCGGTAG
- a CDS encoding FtsW/RodA/SpoVE family cell cycle protein, translating to MMATRLRQFGLLLFSMLICGVAFFQMFERTTGGFPHNYLWMLAFIGALFLTSWGLLLRFQPYANQAIMCCVMVLTGTGVMMIARIDQDLNTSVAFKQLLWLSIALVLANLLVIFMKDYRVLRRFSYVSMVIGLVLLLSPMLPVVGSEQYGARIWVKIPGLGSFQPSEFAKLFLAFFFASYLYDHRDQLAVGGKKVLGLQLPRIKDLGPIIVVWVVSMGVLVVQHDLGTSLMFFAMFVSMLYVATGRTSWIVIGFIAFAVGAFAAANIFSHVGARVDAWLHPFDSAQYNKEYGGSYQLVTGIFGLASGGLMGTGLGQGHPSLTPIANSDYIYAALGEELGLTGLMAILMLYLLIIAAGMITAMKIKDGFGKLLASGLVFTMAFQVFTVVGGITLVIPLTGLTLPYMAAGGSSLIANYMLAALLVVISNSANKPESDIDSDTFQYEAMQALRARKQSRASRSVASAQSDAQSQAVSQAATQDVPQVAVPAAMQQSQATEIISAEMPVAGMPITPPAPPSNVFGASDMPSTPSPSGNTSEGSQA from the coding sequence ATGATGGCAACCCGTCTGAGACAATTCGGCCTGCTCTTATTCAGCATGCTGATTTGCGGCGTCGCGTTCTTCCAGATGTTCGAACGCACCACCGGCGGTTTTCCGCATAATTACCTGTGGATGCTCGCATTCATCGGCGCATTGTTCCTGACTTCCTGGGGATTGCTGCTGCGGTTCCAGCCGTACGCCAACCAGGCGATCATGTGCTGCGTGATGGTGCTGACGGGCACCGGCGTCATGATGATCGCCCGCATCGATCAGGATTTGAACACGTCTGTCGCGTTCAAACAGTTGCTTTGGCTGTCGATCGCGCTGGTTTTGGCGAATCTGCTGGTGATTTTCATGAAGGATTACCGTGTGCTGCGGCGGTTCTCGTACGTCAGCATGGTGATCGGTTTGGTGTTACTGCTGTCGCCGATGCTTCCGGTGGTCGGTTCCGAACAGTATGGCGCCCGTATTTGGGTGAAGATTCCTGGTTTGGGATCGTTCCAGCCAAGCGAATTCGCGAAGCTGTTCCTCGCATTCTTCTTCGCCTCCTATCTATATGACCACCGCGACCAGCTGGCCGTCGGCGGCAAGAAGGTGTTGGGCCTGCAGTTGCCGCGCATCAAGGATCTGGGGCCGATCATCGTGGTGTGGGTCGTGTCGATGGGCGTGCTGGTCGTGCAGCACGATTTGGGCACGTCGCTCATGTTCTTCGCCATGTTCGTTTCCATGCTGTATGTGGCCACGGGGCGTACCAGTTGGATTGTGATTGGTTTCATCGCGTTCGCCGTGGGCGCGTTCGCGGCGGCCAACATTTTCAGCCATGTCGGCGCCCGTGTTGACGCCTGGCTGCATCCGTTCGACTCGGCACAGTACAACAAGGAGTATGGCGGCTCATACCAGCTCGTCACGGGTATTTTCGGCCTGGCATCAGGCGGCTTGATGGGCACCGGCCTTGGGCAAGGTCACCCGTCGCTCACTCCGATCGCCAACTCCGACTACATCTACGCGGCACTTGGCGAAGAGCTGGGCCTCACCGGCCTGATGGCCATTCTGATGCTCTATTTGCTCATCATCGCCGCCGGGATGATCACTGCGATGAAAATCAAGGATGGGTTCGGCAAGCTTCTCGCATCGGGCCTCGTGTTCACCATGGCCTTCCAGGTGTTCACTGTGGTGGGAGGCATCACGTTAGTCATACCACTTACGGGTTTGACTCTTCCGTACATGGCCGCCGGCGGATCCTCACTCATAGCGAATTACATGTTGGCAGCACTCTTAGTGGTGATTTCCAACTCGGCGAACAAACCCGAATCCGATATCGATAGCGACACGTTCCAATACGAGGCGATGCAGGCGCTGCGCGCCCGCAAGCAGAGCCGCGCCAGCAGAAGCGTCGCCTCTGCACAATCCGATGCACAATCGCAAGCTGTTTCGCAAGCAGCCACGCAAGACGTTCCGCAAGTCGCCGTACCGGCCGCCATGCAGCAATCGCAAGCAACGGAAATCATTTCCGCGGAAATGCCGGTCGCAGGCATGCCAATCACACCCCCTGCTCCCCCATCGAATGTGTTCGGCGCATCTGACATGCCGAGCACACCGAGCCCATCGGGCAACACGTCAGAGGGGAGCCAAGCATGA
- a CDS encoding penicillin-binding protein 2: protein MNKSLRQLFTIVVALFVILGMSTTIITAIRANQLNGDPRNTRALYHEYGAPRGSILASDGSVIAKSDPSNDAFSYQRSYAAGELYAPVTGFFSISQRGWSGIEASRSSLLSGQSDQLMWQRFKSLFTGQENKGATIETSIDPKIQQAAYNGLANNDGAAVAIEVKTGRVLAMVSTPSYDPNQLASHDTSEANSNYSTLSQNESNLMLNRATSQLYPPGSTFKTVVAAAALETGEYQTDTEIPAGSSYTLPGTATQLPNAVSQADGSDGKITLEDAMAYSSNTAFAQLGVALGDDKVSSMAEKLGFDSPIAIDGSESTGTPWMSVASKFPTDAADDKLALASIGQGDTVVTPLQNALVAAAVANGGKVMQPTLVDRVRSSDLSVISQTKPQVMSRAFSSDTAGKLTQMMEAVVPKENPNLAIDGVQVAAKTGTAQIGDGNTSIDGWVIGFAPADDPKIAVAVVVHNVDLYGSFAAGPIMKAMMQEALAE, encoded by the coding sequence ATGAATAAATCACTCCGCCAACTGTTCACCATCGTGGTGGCGCTGTTCGTCATCCTGGGCATGTCCACCACGATCATCACGGCGATCCGCGCGAACCAGCTCAACGGCGATCCGCGCAACACCCGCGCCCTCTACCACGAGTATGGTGCTCCGCGTGGCTCGATTCTTGCGTCGGACGGCTCCGTCATCGCCAAATCCGACCCGTCGAACGACGCGTTCTCGTATCAGCGCTCCTATGCGGCCGGCGAGCTGTATGCGCCAGTCACCGGATTTTTCTCCATCAGCCAGCGCGGCTGGAGCGGTATCGAAGCCTCGCGCAGCTCACTGCTGTCGGGCCAATCCGACCAACTGATGTGGCAACGGTTCAAATCGCTGTTCACCGGCCAAGAGAACAAGGGCGCAACCATCGAAACGTCCATCGACCCGAAGATCCAGCAGGCCGCCTACAACGGCCTTGCCAACAATGACGGCGCAGCCGTGGCCATCGAGGTGAAGACCGGCCGTGTTCTCGCCATGGTGAGCACGCCAAGCTACGATCCAAACCAGCTGGCAAGCCATGACACGTCCGAGGCGAACAGCAACTATTCCACTCTCTCGCAAAACGAGTCGAACCTGATGCTCAACCGCGCCACCTCGCAGCTGTATCCTCCGGGATCCACGTTCAAGACGGTGGTGGCGGCCGCTGCGTTGGAAACGGGCGAATATCAGACCGACACTGAGATTCCTGCCGGATCGAGCTACACGCTTCCGGGAACGGCCACGCAGCTGCCGAACGCGGTGTCGCAGGCCGACGGTTCGGATGGCAAGATCACGTTGGAAGACGCGATGGCGTATTCGTCGAACACCGCATTCGCCCAGCTGGGAGTGGCTTTGGGGGACGACAAGGTCTCATCCATGGCCGAAAAGCTTGGTTTCGACAGTCCTATCGCCATCGATGGTTCCGAGTCCACGGGCACACCGTGGATGAGCGTGGCGTCGAAGTTCCCAACCGATGCAGCCGACGACAAGCTCGCCTTGGCGTCCATCGGCCAGGGAGACACCGTGGTGACCCCGCTACAGAACGCGCTGGTGGCCGCCGCAGTGGCGAACGGTGGCAAGGTCATGCAGCCGACGCTGGTGGATCGCGTGCGTTCCTCCGACTTGTCGGTCATCTCACAGACCAAGCCGCAGGTCATGAGCCGCGCATTCAGTTCGGACACCGCGGGCAAGCTCACGCAGATGATGGAAGCCGTGGTCCCCAAGGAAAACCCAAATCTGGCCATTGACGGCGTGCAGGTGGCAGCGAAAACCGGTACCGCGCAGATCGGCGACGGCAACACGTCCATCGACGGCTGGGTGATAGGATTCGCCCCTGCGGACGATCCGAAGATCGCCGTTGCCGTGGTGGTACACAACGTGGACTTGTACGGCTCGTTCGCCGCAGGACCGATTATGAAAGCGATGATGCAGGAGGCGCTGGCAGAGTGA
- a CDS encoding FHA domain-containing protein: MLTELTFAILKYGFLVLLWIFVACTVRSLYRDVETLSPRKSRAHRRKERRARKAVEAPAPVAAPAPVVSATSSAKPTLLVIIDGPLAGSSVPLTGNTITLGRSASNTVVLDDEFVSSHHARVYTDPATGKWAVEDLGSTNGTVVNQQRLSAPMILGSRVPVRIGATTFELR; this comes from the coding sequence ATGCTCACTGAACTTACTTTCGCGATCCTCAAGTACGGCTTCCTCGTACTGCTTTGGATCTTCGTAGCCTGCACAGTGCGTTCGCTGTACAGGGATGTGGAAACGCTCAGCCCGCGCAAGTCGCGGGCTCATCGCCGTAAGGAGCGTCGCGCGCGCAAGGCCGTCGAAGCGCCAGCGCCCGTGGCCGCCCCCGCGCCGGTGGTCAGCGCCACATCAAGCGCTAAACCCACCTTGCTGGTCATCATCGATGGTCCTCTTGCCGGCAGTTCCGTCCCCCTGACCGGCAACACCATCACGCTTGGTCGTTCTGCATCGAACACCGTGGTCTTGGATGACGAATTCGTCTCGTCCCATCATGCGCGCGTCTACACGGATCCCGCCACCGGCAAATGGGCCGTCGAAGATCTAGGTTCCACCAACGGCACTGTGGTCAACCAGCAGCGTCTGAGCGCGCCGATGATCCTCGGATCGCGCGTTCCCGTACGCATTGGCGCAACCACCTTCGAATTGAGGTGA
- a CDS encoding PP2C family serine/threonine-protein phosphatase: MPTSPASQPLFMYSTVVSDVGTVRSNNQDSAFAGEHLIAICDGMGGHAGGDTASTIAIRSLAHIEQDNVQGDVQIIARMLKTSVMAAHDAIVGKAKRERRLAGMGTTVTSVALVAGYWVVAHIGDSRAYLLHDGRLIRMTSDHSYVQHLIDTGRISESEARNHPQRNVVMRVLGDFDIDSRPDIAVRKAHPSDRWLLCSDGLCGVLEDSTLQEVLSTCSDQEECAQQLVSMALRAGSTDNVTAVIADATLALDADTFDLPHQTPLVGGAASASLEPIADIINEPVASAPALREGKKSPAARAAALRNGKNPGENDNPPEQRVAQPSTVREENGDRTNPDTGEIPVVQKDDGRISADPNDPEVAKAIRNEHIEQRKTKRSRTRRNRVIAIIVAIVVLLGLAGGAFATYSWSQTKYYIGDNNGEVSIFQGVPTSLFGFQLSHAITDTNMKTSELPPSWQEQLAQGISFDTYGEAKTHTRLIKKQLKQQQDDEAQKKQDKTNSGSDSTSSSKSSDTASDKSSSKSGNSGNASSDKSGGDQS, encoded by the coding sequence TTGCCGACTTCCCCCGCTTCACAACCGCTGTTCATGTATTCCACCGTCGTTTCCGACGTGGGTACCGTACGTTCCAACAACCAAGATTCCGCGTTCGCAGGCGAGCATCTGATCGCCATCTGCGACGGCATGGGAGGCCATGCGGGAGGCGACACCGCCTCCACCATCGCCATCCGTTCGCTGGCCCACATCGAGCAAGACAATGTGCAGGGTGATGTCCAGATTATTGCCCGCATGCTGAAAACCTCGGTGATGGCCGCGCATGACGCGATCGTCGGCAAGGCGAAGCGTGAACGCCGCCTCGCGGGCATGGGCACCACCGTCACTTCCGTCGCGTTGGTTGCGGGATATTGGGTTGTGGCGCATATCGGCGATTCCCGCGCGTATTTGCTGCATGATGGCCGTTTGATCCGCATGACGTCCGACCACAGCTATGTGCAGCATTTGATCGATACCGGCCGCATCAGCGAGTCCGAGGCGCGCAATCATCCGCAGCGCAATGTCGTAATGCGGGTTTTGGGCGATTTCGATATCGATTCGCGCCCAGATATCGCCGTGCGCAAGGCGCATCCATCCGACCGTTGGCTGCTATGCTCCGACGGCTTGTGCGGAGTGCTTGAGGATTCCACGTTGCAGGAGGTGCTATCCACCTGCTCCGATCAGGAAGAATGCGCTCAACAGCTGGTTTCGATGGCGCTTCGTGCCGGCAGCACCGACAATGTCACCGCAGTCATCGCCGACGCGACGCTCGCCCTCGACGCGGACACGTTCGACCTGCCGCATCAGACGCCGCTGGTTGGTGGCGCGGCCAGCGCAAGCCTCGAACCGATCGCCGACATCATCAACGAGCCGGTCGCATCCGCACCCGCCCTACGCGAAGGCAAGAAGTCACCGGCGGCCCGTGCGGCGGCATTGCGCAACGGCAAGAATCCCGGCGAAAACGACAATCCTCCGGAACAGCGCGTGGCACAACCCTCCACGGTACGCGAGGAAAACGGCGACCGCACCAATCCCGATACCGGAGAAATCCCCGTTGTACAAAAGGATGACGGCCGTATTTCCGCCGATCCAAACGATCCGGAAGTCGCCAAAGCCATCCGCAACGAGCATATCGAGCAACGCAAGACGAAGCGATCACGCACCCGACGCAATCGCGTGATCGCCATCATCGTCGCCATCGTAGTACTGCTGGGGCTGGCGGGCGGCGCTTTCGCAACCTACAGCTGGAGCCAAACCAAGTACTATATCGGCGACAATAACGGCGAAGTGTCGATTTTCCAAGGCGTGCCGACCAGCCTGTTCGGCTTCCAGCTGTCGCATGCCATCACCGACACCAATATGAAGACGAGCGAACTGCCGCCAAGTTGGCAGGAGCAGCTCGCGCAGGGCATTTCCTTCGACACGTACGGCGAGGCGAAAACGCATACGCGCCTGATCAAAAAGCAGCTGAAACAGCAGCAGGACGACGAAGCGCAGAAGAAGCAAGACAAGACGAACAGCGGATCCGATAGCACGTCGTCAAGCAAATCCTCTGATACGGCTTCCGACAAATCGTCAAGCAAATCAGGTAATTCGGGCAACGCTTCGTCAGACAAGTCAGGCGGTGACCAGTCATGA
- a CDS encoding ATP-binding protein, whose product MLAYSTNIIIAAVLFTYYVAAILLISPPGPGTNPVSMISMYAMVLLLGRALSWSEKTTRKRFEAVQNKNRLQELESRARIADAIHDAVTSDLSAAAFVAQRHIGGNSGNPNDSADCAISTSAIPATDAEDWRQINEYVLSALTNVHRVIDELNMDTTIIPGDADGEALANLLQTTMDDGDRRLRKLGFEITSIRHCAGGKPSASRETAGLANNLLREIYANIARHAAPGSKVDLSVMLRPNAIEITQINPMKEGIAGADWHDGELPGGHGLASFKKQLESHQGTLTTSTQDGSWTLFAYIPVTVIDDSPGLFEQVQA is encoded by the coding sequence ATGCTTGCGTACAGTACCAACATCATTATCGCGGCAGTGCTGTTCACATATTACGTTGCTGCTATCCTGCTGATTTCGCCTCCTGGCCCAGGCACTAACCCTGTCTCCATGATCAGCATGTATGCCATGGTACTGCTGCTCGGCCGGGCGTTGAGTTGGAGCGAGAAAACGACGCGGAAGCGTTTTGAAGCGGTGCAAAACAAGAATCGGTTGCAGGAGTTGGAAAGCCGCGCACGCATTGCCGACGCCATTCATGATGCGGTGACGAGCGATTTGTCGGCGGCGGCGTTTGTGGCGCAACGGCATATCGGCGGCAACTCCGGCAATCCTAACGACTCTGCCGATTGTGCCATATCAACCAGCGCAATCCCTGCAACCGACGCCGAAGACTGGCGTCAGATCAACGAATATGTTCTTTCCGCACTGACGAACGTGCATCGCGTTATCGACGAATTGAATATGGATACCACCATTATCCCCGGCGATGCTGACGGCGAAGCGCTGGCCAATCTGCTGCAGACCACCATGGATGACGGCGACCGACGTTTGCGCAAACTCGGCTTCGAAATCACGTCCATACGGCACTGTGCGGGCGGCAAACCGAGCGCATCGCGGGAAACCGCCGGGCTCGCCAATAATCTGCTGCGTGAAATCTATGCGAATATCGCCCGTCATGCCGCTCCGGGAAGCAAGGTTGATCTTTCGGTGATGCTTAGACCGAATGCCATTGAAATCACGCAAATCAATCCCATGAAAGAAGGGATAGCCGGAGCCGACTGGCACGATGGCGAACTTCCTGGCGGTCATGGGCTTGCCTCGTTCAAGAAGCAGCTTGAATCACATCAGGGCACGCTCACCACGTCCACGCAGGACGGCAGTTGGACGCTTTTCGCGTATATTCCGGTGACTGTCATCGATGATTCGCCAGGATTGTTTGAGCAAGTGCAGGCGTGA
- a CDS encoding response regulator transcription factor, whose protein sequence is MTTSEKHPKIHRIALVDNDPRALDSLSAVIASKVPTAYVVWTATSGDEAIERCQDANSNVSLLILDMSMEGLQGPATCRRLRLMGKRMPILGATSFSIKSYRDKLVEAGAQGLVGKENADQLAQIIMRMCNGEVMEGFEPPALANLRIGREAETAPTLTVREEQIISLCAEGMLDREIAERLGISEATIRKHMQSILRKLNCKTSRQAVALWVRSNAF, encoded by the coding sequence GTGACCACGTCGGAAAAGCATCCTAAGATTCATCGCATCGCGCTGGTCGACAATGATCCGCGAGCGCTGGATTCGCTCAGTGCCGTCATCGCCAGCAAAGTGCCGACCGCGTATGTGGTGTGGACGGCGACTTCTGGCGATGAGGCGATAGAACGCTGTCAGGATGCGAACAGCAATGTCAGTTTGTTGATTCTTGATATGTCGATGGAGGGTTTGCAGGGGCCTGCTACTTGTCGTCGGTTGCGTTTGATGGGCAAGCGTATGCCGATTCTTGGTGCGACGAGTTTTTCCATCAAGAGTTATCGGGACAAACTGGTGGAGGCTGGTGCGCAGGGTTTGGTTGGTAAGGAGAATGCCGACCAGTTGGCGCAGATTATTATGCGTATGTGCAATGGCGAGGTGATGGAGGGGTTTGAACCGCCTGCGTTGGCTAATTTGCGTATTGGTAGGGAGGCTGAGACTGCGCCTACGCTCACTGTTCGTGAGGAGCAGATTATTTCTTTGTGTGCGGAGGGCATGCTTGATCGAGAGATTGCCGAGCGTTTGGGGATTTCCGAAGCCACCATCCGCAAGCATATGCAAAGTATTTTAAGGAAACTCAACTGCAAGACTTCGCGTCAGGCAGTGGCATTGTGGGTGAGGTCCAATGCGTTCTAA
- a CDS encoding DUF3662 and FHA domain-containing protein, giving the protein MSVLDRFEKSVEGAVNGVFAKFGSKDLQPVDLSSALEREIDKEAMPVTRDRTVAPNEYRFKLSTPDFNNIVDWGAEALANELADNLTQYAKDQHYAFVGPVVVIFEEDLDLTKSNFKLTSESVQGNTVPVTTEAQTEDCPMLEIGEHQYLLTESKTIIGRGSDCDIVIDDPGISRRHMEIDVTDNGSTVIARDLGSTNGMYVEGHHVEAATLLDGNTITIGRTRILYWASSQDQE; this is encoded by the coding sequence ATGAGTGTTCTCGACCGATTTGAGAAGAGCGTGGAAGGCGCCGTCAACGGGGTTTTCGCCAAGTTCGGGTCCAAGGACCTGCAGCCCGTCGACCTTTCCAGCGCGCTGGAACGTGAGATTGATAAAGAGGCCATGCCCGTCACGCGAGACCGCACCGTGGCGCCGAACGAGTACCGTTTTAAGCTCAGCACACCGGATTTCAACAACATCGTCGATTGGGGTGCCGAGGCGCTGGCCAACGAGCTGGCCGACAACCTCACCCAGTATGCGAAGGACCAGCATTATGCGTTCGTAGGCCCGGTCGTGGTGATCTTCGAAGAGGACCTCGACTTGACCAAGAGCAACTTCAAGCTGACGAGCGAATCCGTGCAGGGCAACACCGTGCCCGTCACTACCGAGGCGCAAACCGAGGATTGCCCGATGCTGGAGATCGGCGAGCACCAGTATCTGCTTACGGAAAGCAAGACCATCATCGGCCGCGGATCCGACTGCGACATCGTGATCGACGATCCGGGCATCTCCCGCCGCCATATGGAAATTGACGTCACCGACAACGGCAGCACCGTCATCGCGCGCGATCTGGGCTCCACCAACGGCATGTATGTCGAAGGCCACCATGTCGAGGCGGCCACGCTGCTCGACGGCAACACCATCACCATCGGCCGCACCCGAATCCTGTATTGGGCCTCTTCGCAGGATCAGGAGTAA